The genomic region ACCATGACATCTCAGATTGAATACGGTAGCATCGCCAACCCTGAAGAAGCTGAAAAACTTGGGGTAATTCTCAATCAGTGCTTTAACAGTCCGCCTAACAGTTGGCAAACTTACAGCGATCGCATCGGCTTAGAAAACTTTCGCATAATTCGCAAAGGCGGAGAACTGATGGGCGGCTTGGCGATTTACCACATGGGGCAATATTATGGCCTTGAGAGCGTACCAATGGGGGGAATTGCTGCCGTTGGCATAGCACCAGAGTATCGCGGATCTGGAGCAGCGATCGCCCTGATGCAGCACGCCGTCAAAGAACTTTATGCCAAAGGATTGCCAATTTCTGTACTTTATCCAGCAACTCAGCGACTTTATCGCAAAGCTGGATACGAACAAGGCGGGATATATTGCAGTTGGGAAATACCCACTGAAACTATCCAAATAAAAGATAGCAACCTCCCGATAAAATCTGTCAGTTCCATCAGCCACGAAGTCTTTAAAGACCTTTATCACCAACAGTCGAAAGTCAATAACGGCAATTTAGATAGAAACAAAGCCATCTGGGACGGAGCCATAAAACCCCAAACTGAAGAACCAGTCTATGCCTATCTCATCGGCAAAGAAACCCAACCCGAAGGCTACATTATTTTGGCTCAATATCAAGAAGACAACAACAACCTAATTTTAATCAAAGATTGGGTAGTTTTAACAGCAGCAGCAGCGAATACTTTATGGACATTTTTAGCTGGTCATCGCTCCCAAATTAAAAAAATGAGGTGGCGCAGTTCACCAGTTGACCCTTTAACATTGTTGCTTCCAGAGCAGACAGCAAACATTCGCAATTTGGAACGCTGGATGCTGCGAGTAATTGATGTTCCCAAAGCATTGGAAAAACGAGGCTATCCCTTGGGAATAGAAACCGAGTTGCATTTGCAAGTAGAGGACGAATTGCTACCTGAAAATAACGGTAAATTTGTTTTAAAAGTATCCAACGGACGCGGTGAAGTCACAAAGGGAGGAAAAGGCGAATTACACCTAGACGTGCGGGGATTAGCACCACTCTACACAGGTCTGTTCGCGCCACATCAACTGCAACTCGCAGGGAAACTAGAAGCTACAGAAACAGCATTATCAGTTGCTACCAGCTTGTTTGCTGGTTCGCAACCTTGGCTGCCAGATTTCTTTTAAGCTTCGTAGCCCACCAGCGCCGGACTACTGTTTCAAAAATCAACCGGGGGTTCATCTAGATCGAGTCCTTTCCGCAGCCCGATTGCTATCTTACTATGCTTTTCAATTTGCCCCATCACTTGCTTGGCTCGACTTATCACAGAGGGCGGTAAACCAGCCAATCGTCCAGCTTCAATTCCATAAGATTTATCTGCACCTCCAGGCTGAACTTGGTGCAGAAATATAATTTGGTCGGCTAACTCTTTCACCGTCACTTGATAATTAGCAACGTTAGATAAAATCGACGCTAATTCGTTAAGTTCGTGATAGTGAGTGGCAAAAATAGTCCGCGCCTGAATATCATTTGCCAGATATTCTGCAACAGCCCAAGCAATCGAAAGGCCGTCAAAAGTAGCCGTACCTCTCCCAATTTCATCTAACAAAACTAGGGATTTAGGCGTTGCATGATTGAGAATATTAGCTGTCTCATTCATCTCCACCATAAAAGTAGATTGACCAGTAGCCAGATCGTCAACAGCGCCAACCCTAGTAAAGATGCGATCGCATATCCCCAAAGTAGCCGAACGCGCAGGCACAAAACTACCCATCTGCGCCATCAACTGAATCAAACCCACCTGGCGCAAATAACAACTCTTCCCGCTAGCATTAGGCCCCGTCAAAATAATTAAATCCGGCCTCTCCTCTGCTCTCTCTGCGCCTTTGCGGTTCGCTAATTCTTCCCTACCCAACTGAGTCGAATTCGGTACAAAAAAGCCAGCAGGCAGCGATTGTTCTACAACAGGATGACGCCCATCAATAATATTAATTTCCCGACTTTCAACCATCTCCGGACGACAGTAACCCTGATAAACTGCAACCTCTGCTAAACCGCACAAAACATCAGCAGCAGCAACAGCGCGTGAGACATTGCGAATTTGTTCTGCGTATTCTGCAACCTCTAAGCGCAAGTTACTAAAAATCTCATACTCCAGCCTATTTAGATCGTCACGCGCTGTCAAAATTCGCGCTTCCCGTTCCTTCAATTCGGGAGTAATATAACGCTCCTCAGTCGTTAAAGTTTGCTTGCGAATGTAGTTATCTGGAACTTGATCTGCCTTAGCGCGAGAGATACTGATGTAATAGCCAAAAGTTTTATTAAAGCCTACCTTTAGTGTAGAAATACCTGAGCGAGCTTTTTCGGTAACTTCCAAATTTGCTATCCATTTTTGGTCGTCTTCCGCTTCTGCACGCAGTTTATCCAAATCAGCGTTGATACCAGGTCGAATTAAACCGCCTTCCTTTAGGTGGAGGGGGGGCGCTTCTACTAGATTAACGTGTAGCTTCTGTGCCAGTTGTTCCAAGATAGGCGGCACTTTCTGCAAAGCTCTAAGAAAGGGAGAACTACCGTTAGCTGCTATTTCAGCTAATTCGGGTAATTTTGCTAATGAATCTGCCAAAGCAACTAAATCTTTAGCATTAGCAGTCCCGGAACCGGCGCGACCTGTTAATCTTTCTAGGTCATATATTTGGCGGAGTAACTGTCGCAAATCGCCGCGAAGAAAGTTATTTTCTACTAATTCTTGAATAGTGTCTTGTCTAGCGCCAATTCCTTTAATATCTAGTAGTGGTTGCAACACCCAACGGCGCAAAGCACGGCCACCCATTGCGGTGCAGGTTTTGTCTATTGCCCAGAGTAGGGAACCGTGCAACGTGCCATCGCGGACGGTTTGAATAATTTCGAGGTTGCGGCGGCTTTGGTGGTCGAGGATGAGGTAATCGGTGAGGGTATAGGTGCGTAGGGTTTGGAGTGGAACTGGGTTTTCTTTTTGGGTGTCTTCGAGATATTCTAATAATCCACCAGCAGCGCGAACTGCGAGGGGGAGGTGTTCGCAACCCAATCCTTCAAGCGATCGCACTTTAAATTTTTGCAATAGTCGCTGTCTTGCTTCTGCTGGGGTAAAGGGAATTTGCGATCGCAGTGCATAACAGAAAGACGGCGGCAAACAGTTAGGCAAATGCTCGCTAGTTTCACCCGGTCGCAGCAAACTTCCCAAATCCGGAGCATTAGTTGGAACCAGCACTTCTGAAGGCTGCAATCTCATCAATTCGTGAGTTAGTTGTTCTAATTCACTGGCTTGAGTGGTGAAGAATTCGCCAGTAGAAATATCTGCATAAGCCAACCCCCAATGATTCCCGGCAATAACTATAGCTGCTAGAAAATTATTGCGCCTCGCTGTTAGCATCCCCTCATCTAATAGCGTACCGGGGGTGAGGACGCGAGTTACTTGGCGGCGTACCAAATTTTTGCCTTCAACTTCAGAGGCTTCTTCCATTTGGTCGCAAATAGCAACGGCATACCCCTTTTCTACCAGCATTGTGCAATATCTATCTATTGCATGATGAGGAACTCCCGACATCGGTACGCGACCGATTTCTTTGCCACCATTGATACTTGTTAGAACAAGTTCTAATTGCTGAGAAACAATACACGCATCCTGAAAAAATACCTCGTAAAAATCGCCAACACGATACAGCAGTAACGCATGAGGATACTGATCTTTAATATCAGCATAATGCTGCATCATCGGCGTCAGCTTAGTTCGGTCTAGCTTGTGATAATCAGCGTTCCGGATCTTGGGTTGATTGGGTTCTTGAGGGGTAGATGCCGAGTAATTCATAGACGCTGGCGATATGCTTAAACCTTTAATGACTTTAGCGCAAGGTGACTCTAACAGTTGTTAAAGCTTTGTTAATATGTCGCGAGGAAGCAAGGTAAGTAACCTCATCCTTATTATTGATGGGTAATCTCGCGAAACTCTTTTAAAATTCTGCGAAATAGGGGATGGGTTGACGAGTCGTACTGATATGGATGAATGCTTGTCAGCGGCTTTAACTCCATCATGGTAGCAGCTAAGAAAGCAGCATCAAAATTACCTAATTCTTCAGGTCTAATATCGCGTTCAATCACCTCAATCCCCTCGGATATTGCAATATCAAGTATGGTAGCGCGGGTAATGCCGGGGAAAATATTCGGAGTTAGCGCAGGTGTAATAATAGTGTCTTTTTTCAGGAAAAAAAGATTAGCCACCGCAGCTTCGGTAATTCTGCCTTCCCTGTCTAGCAGGATAGCATCATTGAATCCAGCTAACTCGGCGGCGCGACGGCTTAAATAACTATTTACATAGGTTCCGCATATCTTCCACGTAATTGGAATGGCACTACCAGAAACGCGCTCATATTGAGATATATGGCAAGTAAGAGAGGTGTCTACATCCCGTGCAATAGTAACAGCCAAAATTGTCACATCGACAGGCATTGCATCGCTAAAGTTCAGTTGTGGCACTGAACGGTAAACAATCGGTCTAATGTAATAATTAGTTTTTGGGACTTCATCTAGCAATGACAGAATACCCATTTTAAGGTCTTCGTTTGACCAGGCAAATTCCAGCCCCATGTTTGTCGACCCATTGCGAAGGCGGTCTAAATGTGATTCTAGACGATGAATATAATAGCGATCGCCATTCCAATAAGCCATTATGCCATCAAAAACGCCTATGCCCAAGTGAAGAGAATGGCTAGCAATTGAGGGTGCAGCTTGTTCGCGTTCAACCAGTTTTCCGTTATGCCAAGCAATCGGCGTAGCTTCAAGAAACATTCAGGTAATTCCTATTTAACCCAAATAAGTCCAAATGCTTGAAATTATAATAAATTTACTGCAATAAACAAACTTGAATTCTGCATTTGCTCTAACAACCAAGCACCAACTTGCGTATTATCCATTTGCCGACTGCGCCCCAGTGCTTCTTGCAGTAAAGTTATCTCCAATCCAGGCAAAACTTGAGAGTGATTAATTCTCCTACTACAACCACCAGCAATGGAAAAAGCAACTAATGCTGCCCTATGAAAAAATGCTTATGCGATCGCCATCAGTTTCCAGCATCACTAGCTAATCCCTTCGATGCTATTACAACCGATTCATTTAAAGCTGTCGATTCAGATTCACTGCCATCTAATTGCTTCATTATTACCTCGCGCAAACTATCTGCAATACTTTTAAAAAAGCTAGCCAAGGGTACAGCAATCAAAACCCCTAGCAAACCTCCTAGCTTCCCTCCTATGAGTAAAGAAACAAAAACCCACACAGGATTTAATCCTGTTAAATTACCCAAAAGGCGAGGAGCAATAAAATTAGCATTAACCTGATCTATCGCTACGGCTATAGCTAAAACTTCCACGCCAAGCCAAAAATTTTGTAACGCTACCAACAAACTCACTAAGCTGATTCCTATCCCCGTACCAAACGGGAAGAAAGCTAAAAATCCAATTCCGATTCCAAACAGCAACCCTAAAGGAACTCGCAGAGCTAAAAAGGCCAGTGTCATGGCAAATCCAACAATAGTTGCCAACGTTGCCTGACCGATAAAATAATTATTAAAGTCCTCGCGTAAAGATTGCCGCACTTGAGGACTAAACCTAGCAGGCAACCATTTAAAAACTCCATCCCACATACGCTCTCCGTTCAATACCAGGTAGAAAGTTAAAACTACAGTTACCAGTATGTTGAAGACGCTACCAATGGTATCAAAAGCAAAACTAACAAGTTGACCTGTTAAGTTCTGGAGTTGGCTAGATAATCTGTCTGTAAATTGGGTGGCTAATCCACTTAAATTAACTGGAAGTTGCTGGTTTACAGCCCACTCTTGAAAAGTCTGTATTTGTTGCCTTCCCGAATCGATCCAACTGGGCAAAATCGTAGCAAGTTCGTTGAGCTGTTGTAAAATAATCGGAACTAAGGTTATACCCAAACCCCCTATTATCACTAACGCCAGCAACAAAACGACCACAACAGCCGTGTCACGTTTAACTCCTCTTTGCTGTAAAAATTGGATCGGATAATCCAAAATAAAAGCAACCAGAATTGCTGCCGCAAAAACGCTAACGAGGGGTTGAAAATATTGCAAAACCAGGAGCAATAGCCAACCATTCAAAACAGCAAGAGGAAATGCCAAACAGATAATTAACCATCGCGGGAATTTGTTTGCTGATTGCATGGGGTCACGTTCCGAACTGAAACTTCATAAAGATAAAAAGAACTTTTGTGTCTGGCTACTCAGGCAATGGAGGGGAACTTGTCGAGAAAATCCAGTAAAATTTTTTGATGAGGACTCCCCAGAGGTCGCACTTGCCCAGCGGCTTCAGAGTAGCGATCGCCCCTTCTAATCTCGTCTGGTGTTAATAACCCCATATCCCACCCTTCGCCTAACACTAACTGGTCGATTTCTACAGCAAGCGGTGCGTGAAAAACATGGCGCAACACTTTTTCATCAGGATAATAGCCAAACAATGTAGCCTCTGGCGGAGCATAGCCAATTTCCTCTAATAATTCCCGCTTTAGAGCCTCTTGGGGACTTTCATCCGGTTCGATGTGACCGCCAAAAAAGCCCCAATGTCCGGGATAGTAAATACCGGGGATATTATCTCGCAGTTGCAGAAGAAATTGACCGTCGCGATATAGGATAGCGATCGCTACCTCAACTAATTTATCCTTCATTCTTTATTTACCGTCTTCTTTTCTACCTGTTCTTGCTCCTGCACGTATACTTCTCCTAAATCTTTGCCGCCAATAGGAATGCTTTTATACTGCACTTGGCTCTTAATTAACAATTCATCCCCCTTATCTGGAAGAGTCTTGTTAGTTATAACCCAAATACTGCCGCTACCATCCTGCAATTCATAAGCGCCACTTCCCATAAACGGCGCAACAGTAGCCACTTTGCCTTTGATGTAAACGGTTGAATTGGTATCTCGACTCTTTTGGATATCTTCGATTTTTTTGACAGGTACACCATTAACCAACTGAGTAAAGTTACCACAGCCGGACAAACCACCCAGCAGCAGCGCAGCCGTACCTAATTGCAACACCCGGATTTTAACTAGCTTCATATCATCAGGGAAATTTAAGAGCGCTACACGATAAAAGAATGATACCTATCCCAAGTGGGTGTGATGATTGACGAAATCTGCGAAACTATCCATAGGATAGCCAATAAGAGCCAACATTCTTTAAAGCCTGATGCAATCCACAACTGCCGAGCTTTTAGACGGTAAAGCCCTGTCTGAACAAATTTACACGCAACTGCAACAGCAGATTCAGCAGCAGCAACCCCAAATCGGACGCCCTCCGGGGTTGGCCGTCCTGATGGTTGGCGATAACCCAGCCAGTGCTGCCTACGTGCGGAATAAAGAACGCGCCTGCGCTAAAGTGGGTATTGCCTCGTTTGGGCGTCATTTCCCTACTGAAACGACGCAGCAAGAGCTAGAGCAAGTCATTCACGCGCTAAATCAAGACGATCGCGTTGATGGCATTCTAGTTCAACTGCCCCTACCGCCGCACCTCGATGCTATTTCGCTGTTATATCAAATCGATCCAGATAAAGACGCCGATGGACTGCACCCGATTAATTTGGGGCGACTTGTGCGGGGAGAACCTGGGTTACGCAGCTGCACCCCTGCTGGGGTGATGCGCCTGTTGCAAGAATATAAGATTGATGTCAAGGGAAAACAGGCGGTTGTCGTTGGACGCAGCATTCTGGTGGGTAAACCGCTGGCTTTGATGCTGCTAGCAGAGGATGCTACTGTAGCGATCGCTCATTCTCGCACCCCCGACCTCGCTGCTATTACCCGCACTGCTGATATCCTGCTTGCAGCCGTAGGGCGTCCGTCACTCATCACCGCCGACATGGTAAAACCTGGGGCTGTAGTTATCGATGTCGGCATCAATCGCATAGAAGATGAAGGCGGTAAATCTCGCCTCGTAGGAGATGTAGACTTTGATTCTGTCCGCAACGTCGCCCAATTTCTCACCCCCGTCCCCGGCGGCGTTGGCGCGATGACAGTCGCGATGTTGTTGCAAAATACCGTATCAAGCTACAACAGGCGCCATTAAGGTTTGGGCCTTGGGGATTCTTAGTTAGGAGTAATGGGATTCCCCATGTCTCATTCCAAAATGTAAAATCCAAAATCTAAAATGCCATAGTCCCGTAAAATTGTTACGGACACGACAGCAGCTCAAGGAATTGAGGGATGATAGCGACAGATGACCTTCATGCCCCCCAGGGGGAATCTCCAGCCTTCGATCTATCGGCCTATTTAACCCAGCAAGCCGTGCTGGTAGAAGCAGCCCTAGATCGTTCCCTCCCACTCACCTATCCAGAAAAGATTTATGAGGCGATGCGCTACTCGCTGTTGGCTGGAGGAAAGCGCCTGCGTCCCATCCTTTGTCTTGCTAGCTGTACTTTGATGGGTGGAAGCGTGGAAATGGCGATGCCAACAGCCTGCGCCCTGGAAATGATTCATACGATGTCGTTGATTCACGATGATTTACCAGCGATGGACAACGACGACTATCGGCGGGGCAAGCCCACAAATCACAAGGTTTATGGTGAAGATATTGCGATTCTGGCTGGGGATGGTTTGTTGTCTTATGCCTTTGAATTTATTGCTACCCAGACCCAAAACGTACCAGCAGAACGGGTATTGCAGGTAATTGCTCGTTTAGGTCGCGCTGTGGGCGCGGCAGGGTTGGTTGGCGGTCAAGTTGTTGACCTGGAATCGGAAGGAAAGCCGGATATATCTCTGGAAACGCTTAACTTTATCCACACCCACAAAACTGGTGCTTTGTTGGAAGCTTGTGTGGTTTGCGGTGGCGTTTTGGCAGGTAGTAGTGAATCGGACTTGCAACGGCTGTCTCGCTATGCCGAGAATATCGGGTTGGCGTTTCAGATTGTAGATGACATTCTGGATATCACGGCAACGGCTGAGGAGTTGGGGAAAACTGCGGGTAAGGATTTGCAAGCTCAAAAGGCAACTTTTCCCAGCCTGTGGGGACTGGAGGAATCTAGAAGACAAGCCCAACAACTGATTGATGCGGCAAAGGCTGAACTTGAACCGTTTGGGGAGAGGGCAATACCGCTGAGTGCGATCGCAGATTTTATTATCTCCCGCACTAACTAAAAATTTTCCTTGTCTTTGAGCGCAAATCACGAACTTAGTTATTAGTAGCAGGCGAAGCCGCGAACCGAATGCATGACTTTAACCACATCCTAAATAACCAGGTGCTGATGGTTGCTCTCCTGGCTTGTTTAATTGCACAAGCATCTAAGCTTGTCATCGAACTGGCCAAAAATCGCAAATTTAATTTTCGCGTTTTAGTCACAACTGGGGGAATGCCTAGCTCGCATTCAGCATTGGTAACAGCCTTAGCAACTGGTGTCGGACAGACGGTGGGATGGGACAGCGCCGAGTTTGCGATCGCTACCATTTTTGCCATCATTGTTATGTACGACGCCGCTGGCGTCCGTCAGGCTGCTGGCAAGCAAGCCCGCATTCTCAACCAAATCATTGATGAGTTTTTTCAGGAAAAACCAGAGTTTAATGAAGCCCGCCTTAAAGAGTTACTGGGACACACACCCGTTCAGGTAATTGTAGGCTCGATATTGGG from Microcoleus sp. FACHB-831 harbors:
- the eis gene encoding enhanced intracellular survival protein Eis, yielding MTSQIEYGSIANPEEAEKLGVILNQCFNSPPNSWQTYSDRIGLENFRIIRKGGELMGGLAIYHMGQYYGLESVPMGGIAAVGIAPEYRGSGAAIALMQHAVKELYAKGLPISVLYPATQRLYRKAGYEQGGIYCSWEIPTETIQIKDSNLPIKSVSSISHEVFKDLYHQQSKVNNGNLDRNKAIWDGAIKPQTEEPVYAYLIGKETQPEGYIILAQYQEDNNNLILIKDWVVLTAAAANTLWTFLAGHRSQIKKMRWRSSPVDPLTLLLPEQTANIRNLERWMLRVIDVPKALEKRGYPLGIETELHLQVEDELLPENNGKFVLKVSNGRGEVTKGGKGELHLDVRGLAPLYTGLFAPHQLQLAGKLEATETALSVATSLFAGSQPWLPDFF
- a CDS encoding NUDIX hydrolase is translated as MKDKLVEVAIAILYRDGQFLLQLRDNIPGIYYPGHWGFFGGHIEPDESPQEALKRELLEEIGYAPPEATLFGYYPDEKVLRHVFHAPLAVEIDQLVLGEGWDMGLLTPDEIRRGDRYSEAAGQVRPLGSPHQKILLDFLDKFPSIA
- a CDS encoding aminotransferase class IV produces the protein MFLEATPIAWHNGKLVEREQAAPSIASHSLHLGIGVFDGIMAYWNGDRYYIHRLESHLDRLRNGSTNMGLEFAWSNEDLKMGILSLLDEVPKTNYYIRPIVYRSVPQLNFSDAMPVDVTILAVTIARDVDTSLTCHISQYERVSGSAIPITWKICGTYVNSYLSRRAAELAGFNDAILLDREGRITEAAVANLFFLKKDTIITPALTPNIFPGITRATILDIAISEGIEVIERDIRPEELGNFDAAFLAATMMELKPLTSIHPYQYDSSTHPLFRRILKEFREITHQ
- the folD gene encoding bifunctional methylenetetrahydrofolate dehydrogenase/methenyltetrahydrofolate cyclohydrolase FolD, which encodes MQSTTAELLDGKALSEQIYTQLQQQIQQQQPQIGRPPGLAVLMVGDNPASAAYVRNKERACAKVGIASFGRHFPTETTQQELEQVIHALNQDDRVDGILVQLPLPPHLDAISLLYQIDPDKDADGLHPINLGRLVRGEPGLRSCTPAGVMRLLQEYKIDVKGKQAVVVGRSILVGKPLALMLLAEDATVAIAHSRTPDLAAITRTADILLAAVGRPSLITADMVKPGAVVIDVGINRIEDEGGKSRLVGDVDFDSVRNVAQFLTPVPGGVGAMTVAMLLQNTVSSYNRRH
- a CDS encoding divergent PAP2 family protein is translated as MHDFNHILNNQVLMVALLACLIAQASKLVIELAKNRKFNFRVLVTTGGMPSSHSALVTALATGVGQTVGWDSAEFAIATIFAIIVMYDAAGVRQAAGKQARILNQIIDEFFQEKPEFNEARLKELLGHTPVQVIVGSILGVAISWLAGPAY
- the mutS gene encoding DNA mismatch repair protein MutS, with the protein product MNYSASTPQEPNQPKIRNADYHKLDRTKLTPMMQHYADIKDQYPHALLLYRVGDFYEVFFQDACIVSQQLELVLTSINGGKEIGRVPMSGVPHHAIDRYCTMLVEKGYAVAICDQMEEASEVEGKNLVRRQVTRVLTPGTLLDEGMLTARRNNFLAAIVIAGNHWGLAYADISTGEFFTTQASELEQLTHELMRLQPSEVLVPTNAPDLGSLLRPGETSEHLPNCLPPSFCYALRSQIPFTPAEARQRLLQKFKVRSLEGLGCEHLPLAVRAAGGLLEYLEDTQKENPVPLQTLRTYTLTDYLILDHQSRRNLEIIQTVRDGTLHGSLLWAIDKTCTAMGGRALRRWVLQPLLDIKGIGARQDTIQELVENNFLRGDLRQLLRQIYDLERLTGRAGSGTANAKDLVALADSLAKLPELAEIAANGSSPFLRALQKVPPILEQLAQKLHVNLVEAPPLHLKEGGLIRPGINADLDKLRAEAEDDQKWIANLEVTEKARSGISTLKVGFNKTFGYYISISRAKADQVPDNYIRKQTLTTEERYITPELKEREARILTARDDLNRLEYEIFSNLRLEVAEYAEQIRNVSRAVAAADVLCGLAEVAVYQGYCRPEMVESREINIIDGRHPVVEQSLPAGFFVPNSTQLGREELANRKGAERAEERPDLIILTGPNASGKSCYLRQVGLIQLMAQMGSFVPARSATLGICDRIFTRVGAVDDLATGQSTFMVEMNETANILNHATPKSLVLLDEIGRGTATFDGLSIAWAVAEYLANDIQARTIFATHYHELNELASILSNVANYQVTVKELADQIIFLHQVQPGGADKSYGIEAGRLAGLPPSVISRAKQVMGQIEKHSKIAIGLRKGLDLDEPPVDF
- a CDS encoding AI-2E family transporter, whose protein sequence is MQSANKFPRWLIICLAFPLAVLNGWLLLLVLQYFQPLVSVFAAAILVAFILDYPIQFLQQRGVKRDTAVVVVLLLALVIIGGLGITLVPIILQQLNELATILPSWIDSGRQQIQTFQEWAVNQQLPVNLSGLATQFTDRLSSQLQNLTGQLVSFAFDTIGSVFNILVTVVLTFYLVLNGERMWDGVFKWLPARFSPQVRQSLREDFNNYFIGQATLATIVGFAMTLAFLALRVPLGLLFGIGIGFLAFFPFGTGIGISLVSLLVALQNFWLGVEVLAIAVAIDQVNANFIAPRLLGNLTGLNPVWVFVSLLIGGKLGGLLGVLIAVPLASFFKSIADSLREVIMKQLDGSESESTALNESVVIASKGLASDAGN
- the crtE gene encoding geranylgeranyl diphosphate synthase CrtE — its product is MIATDDLHAPQGESPAFDLSAYLTQQAVLVEAALDRSLPLTYPEKIYEAMRYSLLAGGKRLRPILCLASCTLMGGSVEMAMPTACALEMIHTMSLIHDDLPAMDNDDYRRGKPTNHKVYGEDIAILAGDGLLSYAFEFIATQTQNVPAERVLQVIARLGRAVGAAGLVGGQVVDLESEGKPDISLETLNFIHTHKTGALLEACVVCGGVLAGSSESDLQRLSRYAENIGLAFQIVDDILDITATAEELGKTAGKDLQAQKATFPSLWGLEESRRQAQQLIDAAKAELEPFGERAIPLSAIADFIISRTN